In Litorimonas taeanensis, one DNA window encodes the following:
- a CDS encoding DUF2853 family protein, protein MAKAADYIEDVQRYDPAATEAHVQKIVNYCGIALQNRDSSLVSCSDETEKNRVRDGFCKKKLGMEQDEAGAAVDAVCATMKEDRNKQRVTFLYILSKNAGKLGDL, encoded by the coding sequence ATGGCCAAAGCAGCTGATTATATTGAAGATGTACAGCGGTACGACCCTGCCGCCACAGAAGCTCACGTACAAAAGATTGTCAATTATTGCGGTATTGCCCTGCAGAACAGAGATTCATCCTTGGTCTCTTGCTCAGATGAAACTGAGAAAAATCGCGTGCGTGATGGATTTTGTAAAAAGAAACTAGGCATGGAACAAGACGAAGCTGGCGCCGCTGTTGACGCTGTTTGCGCAACAATGAAAGAAGACCGCAACAAGCAACGCGTAACCTTCCTTTATATTCTTTCAAAGAATGCTGGAAAACTTGGCGATCTCTAA
- a CDS encoding OmpA family protein has protein sequence MKNLAILLSTLSATAMIAAAPSAAAQDMSICSQSNITQLVYYEFGKAQSAETMSQIESIQNISALCDVRSIELIGHTDTVGSTSTNQALSVRRANNVKNALVKMGLPASGITTSGRGESEPFIPTADGVQEQLNRRVEVRMTLNPLVVEEPTYVEPEPVFVEPEPVYVEPEPVFVEPEPVVEASPVVEPAPVASQTPPPPPQPVATGPAIGNSALILAGAAAAAAGLYLILDDDDEPSSP, from the coding sequence ATGAAAAACTTAGCTATCTTGTTATCCACGCTGAGCGCGACGGCAATGATCGCCGCTGCTCCATCAGCGGCCGCGCAAGACATGTCGATTTGTTCACAAAGCAATATCACACAACTTGTCTATTATGAATTTGGTAAGGCACAATCTGCTGAAACTATGTCTCAGATTGAATCTATTCAGAATATTTCTGCGCTTTGTGATGTTCGCTCTATCGAGCTTATTGGACACACAGACACAGTCGGTTCGACATCGACTAACCAAGCCTTGTCAGTGCGCCGCGCTAACAATGTTAAAAATGCTCTCGTAAAAATGGGCCTCCCTGCCAGCGGTATCACAACATCTGGCCGCGGCGAATCAGAGCCATTCATCCCAACTGCGGATGGTGTTCAAGAACAGCTTAACCGCCGTGTTGAAGTGCGTATGACGCTAAACCCACTGGTTGTCGAAGAGCCAACTTATGTTGAGCCAGAGCCTGTTTTTGTTGAGCCAGAGCCCGTTTATGTAGAGCCAGAGCCCGTTTTTGTTGAGCCAGAGCCTGTTGTAGAAGCATCACCGGTTGTTGAACCTGCGCCTGTTGCATCGCAAACACCTCCGCCTCCACCACAGCCAGTTGCAACTGGTCCGGCTATTGGTAATTCAGCCTTGATTTTGGCTGGCGCCGCCGCCGCCGCTGCAGGTTTGTACCTAATCTTGGATGATGACGACGAGCCATCATCACCATAG
- a CDS encoding SspB family protein: MSQDLMNYDQMTQLALRGVVRDAIRRVIREDGLPGAHHFYITFLTRYPGVEIDETLAKKYPEEITIVLEHQFWDLNAYADEFEVTLKFGGIPKYLKVPYLAISRFHDPSVGFALQFDPPSEMDPIASGAAELRAVKDTDRPSPAIAAQTETTATDKAETKKSGKKKAKSDKASEGDASDETANVVSLDAFRKK; the protein is encoded by the coding sequence ATGAGCCAAGACCTGATGAATTACGATCAGATGACCCAACTCGCTTTGCGCGGGGTTGTCCGCGATGCCATCCGCCGCGTTATTCGCGAAGACGGTTTACCTGGCGCGCATCATTTCTATATTACCTTTCTTACGCGTTATCCTGGCGTCGAAATTGATGAAACGCTGGCGAAGAAATACCCCGAAGAAATTACAATAGTTTTGGAACATCAGTTTTGGGATCTCAATGCCTATGCCGATGAATTCGAAGTCACGTTGAAATTTGGCGGCATTCCAAAATATCTGAAAGTCCCCTATCTCGCCATATCGCGCTTCCATGACCCAAGCGTTGGTTTCGCCCTACAATTTGATCCACCATCAGAAATGGACCCTATTGCGAGCGGCGCCGCTGAACTTCGCGCGGTCAAAGACACGGATAGACCGTCACCTGCCATTGCCGCTCAAACTGAAACTACGGCGACTGATAAAGCCGAGACTAAAAAGAGTGGTAAGAAAAAAGCGAAATCGGATAAAGCATCCGAAGGCGATGCTTCAGATGAAACGGCAAATGTCGTCAGCTTGGACGCTTTTCGTAAAAAATAA
- the fumC gene encoding class II fumarate hydratase has product MTKTRTESDSFGELKVPADKYYGAQTARSLINFPIGIETMPPSIIRALGIIKRSAAITNQALDNLDDSTANAIVKAASEVAEGKLDDNFPLSVWQTGSGTQSNMNANEVVSNRAIEIVGGEIGSKTPIHPNDHVNRSQSSNDTFPTAMHIASAEEIHHSLLPALQYLRNALNDKAQEFKKIIKIGRTHTQDATPITLGQEFSGYVAQLDLGIKRVESGLKELYPLAQGGTAVGTGLNAKPKFAKMFAEEVANYTRLPFKTAPNKFEALAAHDAFVSAHGALNTVAASLFKIANDIRFLGSGPRSGLGELALPANEPGSSIMPGKVNPTQCEALTMVCAQVMGNHTTMTVAGSQGHFELNVYKPVMAYNMLQSIKLLTDASTSFADKCVVGIKANEDRIADLMGRSLMLVTALAPTIGYDNATTVAKTAHKNGTTLREEAVKLGFVTEKEFDKVVRPELMIKPR; this is encoded by the coding sequence ATGACAAAGACACGTACTGAATCAGACAGTTTCGGCGAATTAAAGGTGCCAGCCGATAAATATTATGGCGCGCAAACGGCGCGGTCCCTAATCAACTTTCCTATCGGCATTGAAACTATGCCGCCCTCTATCATTCGGGCACTTGGCATTATTAAACGCTCTGCCGCGATTACGAACCAGGCCCTCGATAACCTAGATGACAGCACGGCCAACGCCATTGTAAAGGCCGCATCAGAAGTCGCCGAAGGCAAGCTAGACGACAACTTCCCGCTCTCTGTCTGGCAGACAGGCTCAGGTACACAATCCAACATGAACGCCAATGAAGTCGTTTCTAATCGCGCCATTGAAATAGTGGGCGGCGAAATCGGATCAAAAACCCCCATCCATCCAAATGACCACGTCAATCGCAGCCAATCGTCAAATGATACCTTCCCAACGGCAATGCATATTGCCTCAGCCGAAGAAATTCACCACAGTCTCCTCCCTGCTCTGCAATATCTACGCAATGCACTAAACGATAAGGCCCAAGAATTTAAGAAAATCATCAAAATCGGCCGCACTCACACTCAAGATGCGACCCCCATCACCCTCGGGCAAGAGTTCTCTGGATATGTCGCTCAACTCGATTTAGGAATCAAACGTGTCGAGAGCGGGTTAAAAGAGCTCTACCCTCTGGCCCAAGGCGGCACAGCCGTTGGCACAGGGCTGAATGCGAAACCAAAATTTGCAAAAATGTTTGCCGAAGAAGTCGCCAATTACACGCGTCTGCCCTTCAAAACAGCCCCAAACAAATTCGAAGCCCTAGCAGCACATGATGCGTTTGTTTCCGCCCATGGCGCTCTGAATACAGTCGCAGCATCCTTGTTTAAAATCGCTAATGATATTCGCTTCCTTGGTTCTGGCCCGCGCTCTGGTCTTGGCGAACTTGCTTTACCTGCTAACGAACCTGGCTCGTCTATTATGCCCGGCAAGGTGAACCCAACACAGTGCGAAGCCCTGACAATGGTCTGCGCACAAGTCATGGGGAACCACACAACAATGACTGTGGCTGGCAGCCAAGGTCATTTTGAGTTGAATGTGTATAAGCCTGTCATGGCCTATAATATGCTCCAATCAATCAAATTGCTGACAGACGCCTCTACCAGCTTCGCCGATAAATGCGTTGTGGGTATCAAAGCGAATGAAGACCGCATTGCGGACCTTATGGGCCGCTCGCTTATGCTTGTAACCGCTCTCGCGCCAACGATTGGCTATGACAATGCCACGACTGTCGCAAAAACAGCGCATAAAAACGGCACGACCCTACGCGAAGAAGCGGTCAAACTTGGCTTTGTCACAGAAAAGGAATTCGACAAAGTCGTCCGTCCTGAGCTGATGATCAAGCCGCGTTAA
- a CDS encoding DUF4169 family protein — translation MSDNVIKFGKAAKAVKRARKDAKAAENRARFGQKKAHKDLKAKLTEKLQSKLDAHKIEKNKDETPKGNTPENET, via the coding sequence ATGAGCGATAACGTCATAAAATTTGGCAAAGCGGCGAAAGCCGTGAAACGGGCTAGGAAAGATGCCAAAGCGGCAGAAAACCGCGCCCGTTTCGGCCAAAAAAAAGCGCATAAAGATTTAAAAGCTAAACTGACTGAAAAGCTTCAAAGCAAGCTAGACGCGCATAAAATTGAAAAAAACAAAGACGAAACACCCAAAGGTAACACCCCTGAAAATGAGACTTAA
- a CDS encoding ribbon-helix-helix domain-containing protein, whose protein sequence is MVFKKRSVSLYGHQTSLALEPEFWDIIDAYVESSGESFAKFIRDQDDIRLAKNSDQNLASYLRVWVLKHIIETR, encoded by the coding sequence ATGGTCTTTAAGAAACGCTCTGTTTCGCTCTATGGGCACCAAACCTCTCTGGCTTTAGAGCCTGAATTTTGGGACATCATCGATGCTTATGTTGAAAGTTCTGGCGAAAGCTTTGCTAAATTCATTCGTGACCAAGATGACATTCGCCTTGCGAAAAATTCGGATCAAAATCTCGCCTCTTATTTACGGGTTTGGGTGCTTAAACACATTATAGAGACGCGGTAG
- a CDS encoding acyl-CoA thioesterase has translation MIFRTRKVVKPGDLNSRNTLFGGRLLEWIDEECGVYAACQMNTETLVTKSMTAINFLAPARQGDVVEIGVETVAVGHCTISVSCHVRTKKNQQEIISIDEIVFVNVDDEGRPIRHGKYKSKSLELQSMKRETSLV, from the coding sequence ATGATCTTTCGAACACGAAAAGTCGTTAAGCCGGGAGACCTAAACTCCCGAAACACTCTTTTCGGAGGGCGACTACTAGAATGGATAGACGAGGAATGCGGTGTATATGCCGCCTGTCAAATGAACACGGAAACCCTAGTCACAAAATCCATGACAGCCATTAATTTTTTAGCGCCAGCCCGTCAGGGAGATGTCGTTGAAATCGGAGTGGAAACTGTTGCTGTTGGACATTGTACAATTTCTGTCAGTTGTCATGTGCGCACCAAAAAGAACCAACAAGAAATTATATCGATAGATGAAATTGTTTTTGTGAACGTAGATGATGAAGGGCGCCCCATCCGACACGGCAAATATAAGTCTAAATCCCTAGAGCTCCAATCTATGAAACGTGAAACGTCACTGGTGTAA
- a CDS encoding ATP-dependent helicase: MSSADSFQPAPPPPDRRSISERAMPVRSYEGAANADYLEGLNAEQSDAVLTIDGPLLVLAGAGTGKTRVLTCRLAHILNTGRAYPSQILSVTFTNKAAREMRERVGGLIGQQVEGLPWLGTFHSIAAKILRIHAELVGLKSSFTILDTDDQIRLLKQVIKAADIDEKRWTGRYLAALIDSWKNKGLTPEKLSSKESYKFAEGKGAALYKTYQDRLKVLNACDFGDLLLHNLTLFMENPDVLKKYHQKFKYLLVDEYQDTNVCQYLWLRLLAQGSQNICVVGDDDQSIYGWRGAEVDNILRFEKDFPGAKVVKLERNYRSTEHILGAASGLIASNQDRLGKTLWTEDTGGHKVTVTGVWDAPAEARIVSDEIESWHYKGRKYNDVAILVRASRQMRSFEERFIQLGLPYRVIGGPRFFERLEIRDAHAYLRVLKSDTDDLAFERIVNTPKRGIGATTIQKLQQAARAMHISLEAATRELTKTDEIRGKARTALRAFILDIDRWRAEAKDIRHTEIAERILDESGYTQMWRDNKDAKSAGRLENLKELIQAMGEFDTLDAYLEHVSLVLDVEKGPQEDEVSLMTLHSAKGLEFPLVFLPGWEEGVFPSQKSMDENGLAGLEEERRLAYVGITRAREKAKIYFAANRQVYGSWQSSVPSRFIDELPIQHVDVETGTGQPASNRIAQDVARDFTSSFETARSQRASSPGWQRYEANKGKKYGRGPKEIEGHAIRRPAKKAVSEFKVGDRVFHQKFGYGRVTSADGNKLGVAFEKAGDKNVLDGFVDRA, from the coding sequence ATGTCTTCCGCTGATTCTTTTCAACCGGCCCCACCGCCGCCCGATAGACGGTCTATTTCCGAACGGGCTATGCCTGTGCGAAGCTATGAAGGCGCGGCTAATGCTGATTATTTAGAAGGATTAAACGCCGAGCAATCTGATGCTGTGCTGACTATTGACGGACCTCTTCTCGTTCTGGCTGGCGCTGGCACGGGTAAGACGCGCGTCCTGACCTGCCGCCTTGCACATATCTTGAACACGGGCCGCGCTTATCCCAGCCAGATTCTTTCTGTAACCTTTACAAACAAAGCCGCGCGCGAAATGCGCGAACGTGTTGGCGGACTTATCGGTCAACAAGTCGAAGGCTTGCCTTGGCTTGGAACATTTCATTCTATTGCGGCGAAAATTCTACGCATCCATGCCGAACTCGTCGGCCTGAAATCCAGCTTCACAATACTCGATACGGATGATCAGATCCGTCTTTTGAAACAAGTTATCAAAGCCGCCGATATTGATGAGAAACGCTGGACAGGTCGTTATTTGGCCGCCCTGATTGATAGTTGGAAAAATAAAGGGCTAACCCCTGAAAAACTCAGCTCTAAAGAATCCTATAAATTTGCAGAAGGCAAAGGCGCAGCACTTTACAAAACCTACCAAGACAGGCTGAAGGTTTTAAACGCCTGTGACTTTGGTGATCTCCTACTTCACAATTTGACATTATTTATGGAAAACCCTGATGTCTTGAAAAAGTACCATCAGAAATTCAAATATCTCCTCGTGGACGAGTATCAAGATACAAATGTCTGCCAATATCTCTGGCTCCGCCTCTTGGCCCAAGGCTCGCAAAACATCTGCGTTGTTGGCGATGATGACCAATCCATTTACGGATGGCGCGGGGCAGAGGTTGATAACATCCTTCGTTTCGAAAAAGACTTTCCGGGCGCAAAAGTGGTCAAGCTTGAGCGAAATTACCGCTCGACAGAACATATTCTTGGCGCGGCCTCTGGACTTATCGCCTCTAATCAAGATCGACTCGGCAAAACCCTTTGGACCGAAGACACAGGCGGGCACAAAGTCACAGTTACGGGCGTTTGGGATGCCCCTGCCGAAGCGCGTATCGTCTCAGATGAGATTGAGAGCTGGCACTATAAGGGCCGAAAATATAATGATGTAGCGATCTTGGTTCGCGCCTCTCGGCAAATGCGAAGCTTTGAAGAGCGCTTTATTCAGCTTGGCTTACCTTACCGCGTTATTGGAGGGCCACGTTTCTTCGAAAGGCTCGAAATTCGTGATGCTCACGCCTATTTGCGCGTCTTGAAATCAGATACTGATGACTTGGCGTTCGAACGGATTGTCAACACGCCCAAACGAGGCATTGGCGCCACAACCATTCAAAAGCTACAACAAGCGGCGCGGGCAATGCATATCAGCCTTGAGGCCGCGACACGAGAACTTACGAAAACCGATGAAATTCGCGGCAAAGCGCGCACGGCGCTACGGGCGTTCATTCTTGATATTGATCGGTGGCGAGCAGAGGCCAAAGATATTCGTCATACCGAAATCGCCGAACGCATATTAGATGAAAGTGGCTACACACAAATGTGGCGCGACAATAAAGACGCGAAATCCGCAGGCCGCCTAGAAAACCTCAAAGAGCTTATTCAAGCGATGGGAGAATTTGACACTCTCGACGCCTATCTTGAACATGTAAGCCTCGTCTTGGACGTCGAAAAAGGCCCCCAAGAGGATGAAGTTTCTTTGATGACGCTTCACTCTGCCAAAGGCCTAGAGTTCCCGCTTGTCTTTTTACCAGGATGGGAAGAAGGCGTCTTCCCAAGCCAAAAGAGCATGGATGAAAATGGCCTCGCAGGATTAGAAGAAGAACGCCGCCTCGCCTATGTTGGTATTACGCGCGCGCGTGAAAAGGCAAAAATTTACTTCGCGGCGAACCGCCAAGTTTATGGCTCTTGGCAATCAAGCGTTCCCTCGCGCTTTATTGACGAATTGCCCATTCAACATGTTGACGTTGAAACGGGAACAGGCCAGCCTGCCTCAAACCGCATTGCCCAAGACGTCGCCCGAGACTTTACATCTAGCTTTGAAACCGCCCGCAGCCAAAGAGCCAGTTCTCCGGGCTGGCAACGCTATGAAGCCAATAAAGGTAAAAAATACGGTAGAGGGCCAAAAGAGATAGAAGGTCACGCCATTCGTAGACCTGCAAAAAAAGCCGTTAGCGAATTTAAAGTCGGGGATCGTGTCTTTCATCAAAAATTCGGATATGGACGTGTAACATCAGCTGATGGAAATAAATTAGGCGTCGCTTTTGAAAAAGCTGGTGATAAAAACGTACTTGATGGATTTGTAGATAGGGCCTGA
- a CDS encoding 50S ribosomal protein L11 methyltransferase, which produces MTQVWKLSLDGEETDIYEAAETLGFLDDSEALAITVFEKEVKTAALNFVLEALYETEAEAKTAQAIIPGIISAVEDQDWVTLTQSGLPPVAAGRFFVHGSHDKDTIPSGTEYPILIDAGMAFGTGHHGTTKGCLVIFDNLLLDGNAPSSVLDLGCGAGILAIAAAKALPNIDIYASDIDPDAIEVTEANAKINAVGDSISAFQADGFSSANLKGQSFDLIFANILAGPLMGLAPEIFQATKPKGRVILSGILAEQAETVATTFSKAGFQVTPKITLEGWTSLLAFKP; this is translated from the coding sequence ATGACACAAGTTTGGAAGCTCTCCCTAGACGGAGAAGAAACCGATATTTATGAAGCCGCAGAGACCCTCGGGTTTCTTGATGACAGTGAAGCGCTTGCTATCACAGTCTTTGAAAAAGAGGTGAAAACGGCTGCGCTAAACTTTGTACTTGAAGCGCTTTATGAAACCGAAGCCGAAGCTAAAACAGCGCAAGCAATTATACCCGGCATCATTAGCGCTGTCGAAGACCAAGACTGGGTCACGCTAACACAGTCTGGCCTCCCCCCTGTTGCGGCGGGGCGCTTCTTTGTTCACGGATCACACGATAAAGACACTATACCCAGCGGCACCGAGTATCCTATATTGATTGACGCGGGCATGGCCTTTGGCACAGGGCATCACGGCACGACAAAAGGTTGTTTGGTGATCTTTGATAATTTATTGCTAGACGGAAATGCGCCTAGTTCTGTCCTAGATTTAGGTTGCGGCGCGGGCATATTAGCCATAGCCGCAGCGAAAGCCCTGCCCAACATTGATATCTATGCAAGCGACATTGACCCTGACGCCATAGAGGTGACAGAAGCCAATGCGAAGATTAACGCTGTGGGAGATAGCATAAGTGCATTTCAAGCCGACGGTTTTTCTAGCGCCAATTTGAAAGGGCAAAGTTTTGATTTAATCTTTGCTAATATACTTGCGGGTCCCCTTATGGGCCTAGCACCAGAAATATTCCAAGCCACCAAGCCCAAGGGTAGAGTTATTTTATCCGGCATTTTAGCCGAACAGGCCGAGACAGTTGCCACGACCTTTTCAAAAGCAGGCTTTCAAGTGACGCCTAAAATTACCCTCGAAGGATGGACGTCACTTTTAGCCTTCAAGCCTTAA
- a CDS encoding aminopeptidase P family protein, which yields MNDITLFQNFDVKGGPELGRKNLPILQAALKAKGLDGFIVPHEDEYQNEYLPASTDRLQWVSGFTGSAGAGVVMQDSAAIFTDGRYTIQVQQQVDNTLFAYENLEGGGVAAWLRANVKKGQTIGFDPRLHSPAALSRLVSAIENAGGKAIALSPNPIDVAWTDRPPAPLTPIQIQPVALAGKSHGEKRAEIAEAIAYQNADCALITAPPSIAWLLNIRGGDVQCTPLPLSTAIIRKDGHVDFFVNAKKVSSEISQHLGNEVAIHKEEDLEDALKSLSGKTIIMDPDTASAWHFGTAENAGAKVKRAMDPVALPKAKKNSAELNGSAAAHRRDAVPLIQFLHWLDTDAQSGEYDEIDAATKLETLRHRNGGLKDLSFETISGAGANGALCHYRVSVATTLKLEKDSLFLVDSGGQYQDGTTDVTRTVPIGTPTDEMRDRFTRVLKGHIALATIRFPKGTTGPALDAFARAPLWAVGLDYDHGTGHGVGVFLGVHEGPQRISKAPNSVALEPGMIVSNEPGFYKAGEYGIRIENLQFVTEPQDIAGGERPMMGFETLTLAPIHKALIDTDLLTREEIHYVNEYHALVLREIGPKLDGEIFTWLEKACAPL from the coding sequence ATGAACGACATCACCCTCTTCCAGAATTTCGACGTAAAAGGCGGACCTGAACTCGGCCGCAAAAACTTGCCTATATTGCAAGCCGCGTTAAAGGCTAAGGGGTTGGACGGGTTTATTGTCCCGCATGAGGATGAATATCAAAATGAATATCTACCGGCCTCGACTGACCGCTTGCAATGGGTCAGCGGTTTTACAGGCTCGGCCGGAGCTGGTGTGGTCATGCAAGATAGCGCTGCTATTTTCACTGATGGCCGCTACACAATCCAAGTTCAGCAACAAGTCGACAATACGCTTTTTGCCTATGAAAACCTTGAAGGTGGCGGCGTTGCGGCGTGGCTTCGTGCGAATGTAAAAAAAGGTCAAACGATCGGGTTTGACCCAAGACTGCACAGCCCCGCTGCCTTGTCTCGCCTTGTCTCGGCCATTGAAAATGCCGGCGGGAAAGCCATCGCTCTTTCGCCAAATCCTATCGATGTAGCATGGACAGACCGCCCGCCTGCGCCATTGACACCCATTCAAATCCAACCCGTAGCGTTAGCGGGGAAAAGCCATGGCGAAAAACGCGCAGAAATTGCCGAAGCGATTGCTTATCAAAATGCAGATTGCGCGCTTATCACAGCGCCGCCTTCGATTGCATGGCTCCTCAATATTCGAGGCGGAGATGTGCAATGTACGCCCCTACCACTATCAACGGCGATCATTCGCAAAGATGGTCATGTTGATTTCTTTGTAAATGCCAAAAAGGTTTCATCAGAAATCAGTCAGCACCTTGGTAATGAAGTCGCTATCCATAAAGAAGAAGACCTTGAAGACGCGCTTAAGTCATTATCTGGAAAAACCATTATTATGGATCCTGATACAGCTTCGGCTTGGCATTTTGGCACCGCGGAAAACGCGGGGGCCAAAGTGAAACGCGCCATGGACCCTGTAGCCTTACCCAAAGCGAAAAAGAACTCTGCCGAGTTAAATGGCTCTGCCGCAGCGCATCGCCGTGATGCTGTACCCCTCATTCAATTTCTGCATTGGCTTGATACAGACGCTCAATCCGGTGAATATGACGAGATTGATGCTGCAACAAAGCTCGAAACCCTACGCCACAGAAATGGTGGCTTAAAAGACCTGAGTTTTGAAACTATCTCAGGCGCTGGCGCCAATGGCGCGCTTTGTCATTATCGTGTCTCTGTCGCCACGACATTAAAGCTAGAGAAAGACTCTTTATTCCTCGTTGATAGCGGCGGGCAATATCAGGACGGCACAACAGATGTGACCCGAACTGTACCTATCGGCACTCCCACAGATGAGATGCGCGATCGTTTCACCCGCGTTTTAAAAGGCCATATTGCACTGGCGACTATTCGTTTCCCCAAAGGGACAACGGGCCCCGCACTTGATGCCTTTGCACGCGCGCCGCTTTGGGCTGTCGGTTTAGATTATGACCACGGCACAGGTCACGGCGTGGGTGTATTCCTCGGCGTTCACGAAGGCCCACAGCGCATTTCCAAAGCGCCTAATTCTGTCGCTCTTGAACCCGGTATGATAGTCTCAAATGAGCCGGGTTTTTATAAGGCTGGCGAATATGGTATTCGTATTGAAAACCTACAATTCGTGACAGAGCCCCAAGATATTGCGGGGGGCGAACGCCCAATGATGGGATTTGAAACGCTCACTCTGGCCCCGATACATAAAGCGCTAATCGACACTGACCTCTTGACCCGTGAAGAAATTCATTACGTCAATGAATATCACGCACTCGTCCTTCGCGAGATTGGCCCGAAACTCGATGGTGAAATTTTCACATGGCTAGAGAAGGCCTGCGCGCCGCTTTAA